The Glycine soja cultivar W05 chromosome 3, ASM419377v2, whole genome shotgun sequence genome window below encodes:
- the LOC114407717 gene encoding probable aldo-keto reductase 1, translated as MSTVQSATKMTQAQIQPVKLGTQGFEVSKLGFGCMGLTGAYNDPLQEQDGISVIKYAFSKGITFFDTADVYGANANELLVGKALKQLPREKIQIATKFGIASRGFPDLKIKGSPEYVRSCCEASLKRLDVEYIDLYYQHRVDTSVPIEETVGELKKLVEEGKVKYIGLSEASPDTIRRAHAIHPITAVQIEWSLWTRDIEEEIVPLCRELGIGIVPYSPLGRGFFGGKGVVENVPANSSLKAHPRFQAENLDKNKNIYERIEGLAKKHQATPAQLALAWVLQQGEDVVPIPGTTKIKNLDQNIGALAVKLSEKDLREISEAVPIGDVAGGRYYNGLDHFSWKYANTPPKDSKIST; from the exons ATGAGCACCGTGCAATCAGCAACCAAAATGACTCAAGCCCAGATTCAACCAGTTAAACTTGGAACCCAAGGCTTTGAG GTTTCAAAATTGGGATTCGGATGTATGGGCCTTACTGGAGCGTACAATGACCCTCTCCAAGAACAGGATGGCATATCTGTTATCAAGTATGCGTTCAGTAAGGGAATCACATTTTTTGATACTGCGGATGTTTATGGAGCCAATGCTAATGAACTTTTGGTTGGAAAG GCTTTGAAGCAGCTGCCCAGAGAAAAGATTCAGATAGCCACAAAATTTGGTATTGCTTCACGAGGTTTTCCTGATTTGAAGATCAAGGGTTCGCCTGAATATGTGCGATCATGCTGTGAAGCTAGCTTGAAGCGTCTTGATGTTGAATACATTGATCTCTATTATCAGCACAGAGTGGACACATCTGTACCTATAGAGGAAACA GTGGGTGAACTTAAGAAATTGGTCGAAGAGGGTAAAGTCAAATATATTGGATTATCTGAAGCCAGCCCAGATACAATAAGGAGAGCACACGCAATTCATCCCATCACAGCTGTGCAAATAGAGTGGTCTTTGTGGACTCGTGACATTGAAGAAGAGATAGTCCCTCTCTGCAG GGAACTTGGTATTGGAATTGTACCATATAGTCCTCTTGGTCGTGGCTTTTTTGGCGGCAAAGGAGTTGTGGAAAATGTGCCTGCAAATAGCTCCCTG AAAGCACATCCACGCTTTCAAGCCGAGAACTTAGACAAGAACAAGAATATATATGAACGAATTGAAGGCCTTGCTAAGAAGCATCAGGCCACTCCTGCCCAGTTGGCATTAGCATGGGTACTTCAGCAAGGCGAGGATGTTGTACCTATCCCTG GAACAACTAAGATTAAGAACCTGGATCAAAACATAGGTGCCTTAGCAGTGAAACTGTCAGAAAAAGACCTGAGAGAAATTTCTGAGGCGGTTCCCATTGGTGATGTAGCAGGTGGTAGATACTACAATGGATTGGATCACTTTTCATGGAAGTATGCTAACACACCTCCAAAAGATTCAAAAATCTCAACCTGA
- the LOC114407713 gene encoding uncharacterized protein LOC114407713 — protein sequence MSSMANHDLILGQSHNLALGHDQQLMLSHNHSLGLGENHDLELGQTDDQHLGLGRTHDHELGLGIANDHELDLGLNHDDEGDGVHTYGHENELSMDQKPEHDDHVMPIPTQNHDLDLPENNDLAVSENQEFDENMALTVVHNPEMSIESAEEMGLHESHLMVSTTPVIQARTLAISPNYELAVGQEFPDVKSCRRALRDTAIALHFEMQTIKSDKTRFTAKCRSEGCPWRIHAAKLPGVPTFTIRTVHESHTCGGISHLGHQQASVQWVATSVEQRLKENPDCKPKEILEEIHRVHGITLSYKQAWRGKERIMAAMRGSFEEGYRLLPQYCEQVKRTNPGSIASVYANPTDNCFRRLFISFQASIYGFLNACRPLLELDRIYLKSKYLGTLLLATGFDGDGALFPLAFGVVDEENDDNWMWFLSELHNLLEINTENMPRLTILSDRQKGIVDGVEANFPTAFHGFCMRHLIDSFRKEFNNTMLVNLLWNAAQVLTILEFESKVLEIEEISQDAAYWIRRVPPHLWATAYFEGQSFFHLTANIVESLNTWILDASGLPIIQMMECIRRQLMIWFNERRETSMQWPSILVPSAERHVAEALDRARTHQVLRATDAEFEVISHEGTNTVDIRTRCCQCRGWQLYGLPCAHAVAALLSIRQNVHRFTESCFTVATYRKTYSQTIHPIPDKSLWKELSEAEGDVNASNANQLQLQIAINPPKSLRPPGRPRKKRVRAEDRGRVKRVVHCSRCNQTGHFRTTCAAPI from the coding sequence ATGTCTTCAATGGCTAACCATGATTTGATACTTGGCCAAAGTCACAATTTAGCACTTGGCCATGACCAGCAATTGATGCTGAGCCACAATCATAGTTTGGGCCTCGGCGAGAACCATGATTTGGAATTGGGACAAACTGATGATCAACATTTGGGTCTGGGACGAACTCATGATCATGAACTGGGGTTAGGAATTGCCAATGACCATGAATTGGATTTAGGATTGAACCatgatgatgaaggagatggTGTTCACACATATGGGCATGAGAATGAGTTATCAATGGATCAAAAACCTGAGCATGATGACCATGTGATGCCCATTCCCACACAAAATCATGACTTGGACTTACCAGAGAACAATGACTTGGCTGTTTCAGAAAATCAGGAATTTGATGAGAACATGGCCCTGACTGTGGTCCACAACCCGGAAATGAGtattgaatctgctgaagaaaTGGGTCTCCATGAATCCCATCTTATGGTTTCCACAACACCTGTAATTCAGGCTCGTACATTAGCTATTAGTCCCAATTATGAATTAGCAGTGGGACAAGAATTCCCCGATGTTAAGAGTTGCCGGAGGGCATTGAGGGATACAGCAATTGCTCTGCACTTTGAGATGCAGACTATCAAATCTGACAAGACCCGCTTCACTGCTAAATGCCGAAGTGAAGGATGTCCCTGGCGCATTCATGCAGCGAAGCTCCCTGGGGTTCCAACTTTTACTATCAGGACAGTCCATGAGTCTCATACATGTGGAGGAATTTCACATCTTGGCCATCAACAAGCCTCAGTTCAATGGGTTGCTACCTCTGTGGAGCAAAGGCTAAAGGAGAACCCTGATTGCAAGCCAAAGGAGATATTGGAAGAGATTCATAGGGTTCATGGCATCACTTTATCGTACAAGCAAGCATGGAGAGGTAAGGAGCGTATCATGGCTGCAATGCGTGGATCTTTTGAAGAGGGCTACCGCTTGCTTCCACAGTACTGTGAACAGGTGAAGCGCACAAACCCAGGCAGTATTGCATCTGTTTATGCAAACCCTACTGATAATTGCTTCCGACGCCTCTTCATATCCTTTCAAGCATCAATATATGGTTTTTTAAATGCTTGTCGACCACTTTTGGAGCTTGATAGAATATATTTGAAGAGCAAGTATCTTGGTACATTACTTCTTGCTACTGGATTTGATGGTGATGGGGCTCTCTTTCCTTTGGCATTTGGTGTTGTTGATGAGGAGAATGATGATAATTGGATGTGGTTTCTGTCTGAACTTCATAACCTGCTGGAGATTAACACTGAAAACATGCCAAGGCTTACAATTTTGTCTGACAGACAGAAGGGAATTGTAGATGGTGTGGAAGCAAATTTTCCTACTGCTTTCCATGGATTTTGTATGCGTCACTTGATTGACAGCTTTCGCAAGGAGTTTAATAACACTATGCTTGTTAATCTTCTTTGGAATGCAGCTCAAGTTCTTACcatacttgaatttgaatcaaAAGTTTTAGAGATTGAAGAGATATCACAAGATGCTGCATATTGGATACGAAGAGTTCCACCTCATTTGTGGGCTACTGCTTATTTTGAGGGGCAAAGTTTTTTTCATTTGACAGCAAACATAGTTGAATCTTTAAACACATGGATATTAGATGCATCTGGGCTTCCGATAATTCAAATGATGGAATGCATTAGAAGGCAGCTAATGATTTGGTTTAACGAGCGGCGAGAGACCAGTATGCAGTGGCCATCAATTCTTGTACCTTCTGCAGAGAGACATGTTGCAGAGGCTCTTGATCGAGCACGGACACACCAGGTACTTCGTGCCACTGACGCTGAATTTGAAGTTATATCTCATGAAGGGACAAATACTGTTGATATTAGGACCCGTTGCTGTCAATGTCGTGGGTGGCAGCTGTATGGCTTGCCTTGTGCACATGCTGTGGCTGCACTTCTGTCTATTAGGCAGAATGTGCATAGATTCACAGAAAGCTGTTTTACTGTTGCAACCTATAGGAAGACATACTCACAGACCATACATCCAATTCCTGATAAGTCTCTGTGGAAGGAGTTGTCTGAGGCTGAGGGGGACGTCAATGCTTCCAATGCTAATCAACTTCAACTTCAAATTGCTATTAATCCTCCTAAATCACTCAGGCCACCGGGTCGACCTAGAAAGAAGCGGGTTCGTGCAGAAGACCGTGGCCGTGTAAAACGGGTTGTGCATTGTAGTCGTTGCAATCAAACAGGTCACTTTAGAACCACCTGTGCAGCTCCCATCTAA
- the LOC114407715 gene encoding probable aldo-keto reductase 1 isoform X1 — protein sequence MEWSLWSRDIEDEIIPLQSLALELYYIVLLVEAFSVAKEFWKICLHIQPCYPAGERQGRVEMAEAESVQIPQVKLGTQGLVVSKLGLGCMTLSGRYNDPLPEEEGISVIKHAFSQGITFFDTSDVYGLDHANEFLLGKALKQLPREKIQVATKFGVAVAKFPNFQIKGTPEYVRSCCEASLKRLDVEYIDLYYQHRIDQTVPIEETVGELKKLVEEGKVKYIGLSEASPDTIRRAHAVHPITALQIEWSLWTRDIEEEIIPLCRELGIGIVPYSPLGRGFFGGKGVLENMPASTVLTLHHPRFQAENINKNKRIYEQIESLAKKYQSTPPQLALAWVLHQGNDVVPIPGTTKIKNLDQNIGALSLKFTESDLREISEAVPIHDVAGSQYFFGNDKDSWKFANTPPKDPRVST from the exons ATGGAGTGGTCCTTATGGAGTCGTGACATTGAGGACGAAATAATTCCTCTGCAG AGCTTGGCATTGGAATTGTACTATATAGTCCTCTTGGTCGAGGCTTTTTCGGTGGCAAAGGAGTTCTGGAAAATATGCCTGCATATACAACCCTG TTATCCAGCAGGTGAAAGGCAGGGACGAGTCGAAATGGCTGAAGCAGAGAGTGTGCAGATTCCTCAAGTCAAACTTGGAACTCAAGGCCTTGTG GTTTCAAAGTTAGGGTTGGGGTGTATGACCCTTAGTGGACGCTATAATGATCCACTTCCTGAAGAGGAAGGCATATCTGTTATTAAGCATGCTTTCAGCCAAGGAATCACTTTTTTTGACACATCTGATGTCTATGGGCTCGACCATGCTAACGAATTTTTGCTCGGAAAA GCTTTGAAGCAGTTACCTAGAGAAAAGATCCAGGTAGCCACGAAATTTGGCGTTGCAGTAGCAAAATTTCCTAATTTTCAAATCAAAGGGACACCGGAGTATGTGCGGTCGTGTTGTGAAGCAAGCTTGAAACGCCTTGATGTTGAATACATTGATCTCTATTATCAGCACAGGATTGACCAAACAGTACCTATAGAGGAAACA GTGGGTGAACTTAAGAAACTTGTGGAAGAGGGTAAAGTGAAGTATATAGGGTTATCTGAAGCGAGTCCAGATACAATAAGAAGAGCACATGCAGTTCATCCCATCACTGCTTTACAAATAGAGTGGTCCCTATGGACTCGTGACATTGAAGAGGAGATAATTCCTCTCTGCAG AGAGCTTGGCATTGGAATTGTACCATATAGCCCTCTTGGTCGAGGCTTTTTTGGTGGCAAAGGAGTTCTGGAAAATATGCCTGCAAGTACAGTCCTG ACTTTACATCATCCTCGGTTCCAAGCAGAGAACATAAACAAGAACAAGAGAATATATGAACAAATTGAAAGCCTTGCTAAGAAATACCAGAGCACTCCTCCCCAATTGGCATTAGCTTGGGTACTTCACCAAGGCAACGATGTTGTTCCTATTCCTG GAACAACTAAGATTAAGAACCTGGATCAAAACATCGGTGCATTATCACTGAAATTTACAGAAAGTGACTTGAGAGAAATTTCCGAGGCAGTTCCCATACATGATGTGGCAGGGTCTCAATACTTCTTTGGAAATGATAAAGATTCTTGGAAATTTGCCAACACACCTCCAAAAGATCCGAGGGTCTCCACTTGA
- the LOC114407715 gene encoding probable aldo-keto reductase 1 isoform X2, translating to MEWSLWSRDIEDEIIPLQSSWSRLFRWQRSSGKYACIYNPGERQGRVEMAEAESVQIPQVKLGTQGLVVSKLGLGCMTLSGRYNDPLPEEEGISVIKHAFSQGITFFDTSDVYGLDHANEFLLGKALKQLPREKIQVATKFGVAVAKFPNFQIKGTPEYVRSCCEASLKRLDVEYIDLYYQHRIDQTVPIEETVGELKKLVEEGKVKYIGLSEASPDTIRRAHAVHPITALQIEWSLWTRDIEEEIIPLCRELGIGIVPYSPLGRGFFGGKGVLENMPASTVLTLHHPRFQAENINKNKRIYEQIESLAKKYQSTPPQLALAWVLHQGNDVVPIPGTTKIKNLDQNIGALSLKFTESDLREISEAVPIHDVAGSQYFFGNDKDSWKFANTPPKDPRVST from the exons ATGGAGTGGTCCTTATGGAGTCGTGACATTGAGGACGAAATAATTCCTCTGCAG TCCTCTTGGTCGAGGCTTTTTCGGTGGCAAAGGAGTTCTGGAAAATATGCCTGCATATACAACCCTG GTGAAAGGCAGGGACGAGTCGAAATGGCTGAAGCAGAGAGTGTGCAGATTCCTCAAGTCAAACTTGGAACTCAAGGCCTTGTG GTTTCAAAGTTAGGGTTGGGGTGTATGACCCTTAGTGGACGCTATAATGATCCACTTCCTGAAGAGGAAGGCATATCTGTTATTAAGCATGCTTTCAGCCAAGGAATCACTTTTTTTGACACATCTGATGTCTATGGGCTCGACCATGCTAACGAATTTTTGCTCGGAAAA GCTTTGAAGCAGTTACCTAGAGAAAAGATCCAGGTAGCCACGAAATTTGGCGTTGCAGTAGCAAAATTTCCTAATTTTCAAATCAAAGGGACACCGGAGTATGTGCGGTCGTGTTGTGAAGCAAGCTTGAAACGCCTTGATGTTGAATACATTGATCTCTATTATCAGCACAGGATTGACCAAACAGTACCTATAGAGGAAACA GTGGGTGAACTTAAGAAACTTGTGGAAGAGGGTAAAGTGAAGTATATAGGGTTATCTGAAGCGAGTCCAGATACAATAAGAAGAGCACATGCAGTTCATCCCATCACTGCTTTACAAATAGAGTGGTCCCTATGGACTCGTGACATTGAAGAGGAGATAATTCCTCTCTGCAG AGAGCTTGGCATTGGAATTGTACCATATAGCCCTCTTGGTCGAGGCTTTTTTGGTGGCAAAGGAGTTCTGGAAAATATGCCTGCAAGTACAGTCCTG ACTTTACATCATCCTCGGTTCCAAGCAGAGAACATAAACAAGAACAAGAGAATATATGAACAAATTGAAAGCCTTGCTAAGAAATACCAGAGCACTCCTCCCCAATTGGCATTAGCTTGGGTACTTCACCAAGGCAACGATGTTGTTCCTATTCCTG GAACAACTAAGATTAAGAACCTGGATCAAAACATCGGTGCATTATCACTGAAATTTACAGAAAGTGACTTGAGAGAAATTTCCGAGGCAGTTCCCATACATGATGTGGCAGGGTCTCAATACTTCTTTGGAAATGATAAAGATTCTTGGAAATTTGCCAACACACCTCCAAAAGATCCGAGGGTCTCCACTTGA
- the LOC114407712 gene encoding uncharacterized protein At2g34160-like isoform X1, translated as MPTTVAVSVPQNQNTNHGVESPKKNKIQVSNTKKPLFFYVNLAKRYIQQRNEVVLSALGMGITTVVTIAEILKNNGLAIEKKVSTSSVTMKDETKGRLVQKAKIEIVLEKTEKFDSLTAVANTESEVVAADDDNHEKK; from the exons ATGCCCACCACGGTTGCTGTCTCCGTACCTCAAAATCAAAACACTAACCATGGAGTCGAATCCCCCAAGAAGAACAAAATTCAGGTTTCTAACACCAAGAAACCCCTTTTCTTTTACGTCAATCTTGCCAAG AGGTACATACAACAGCGCAATGAGGTTGTGCTTTCTGCTCTTGGAATGG GTATAACCACAGTTGTTACAATTGCGGAGATTTTGAAGAACAATGGACTTGCTATTGAGAAGA AAGTTTCGACATCTTCAGTTACAATGAAGGATGAGACCAAAGGTCGCCTGGTTCAAAAGGCTAAG ATTGAAATTGTTCTGGAGAAAACTGAGAAGTTTGACAGTCTGACGGCTGTTGCAAACACTGAATCAGAAGTAGTTGCAGCTGACGATGACAATCATGAGAAGAAATGA
- the LOC114407714 gene encoding flowering locus K homology domain-like — MAEMDQNTGGEHEAEETIEIEAEVHGGEEAVVAEKKWPGWPGESVFRMLVPAQKVGGIIGRKGEFIKKIVEETRARVKILDGPPGTVQRAVMISAKEEPGSSVPPAVDGLLRIHKRIIDGLESDFTHAPSGVAGKVSTKLLVPASQAGSLIGKQGGTVKSIQEASNCIVRVLGAEDLPIFALQDDRVVEVVGDPAGVHKALELIASHLRKFLVDRGVIPIFEMNMQTANPHHAEHMPPHQSWGPPQGLPPNVGGGPGFGPPSQYMPPPRQLDSYYPSAEMPPPVDRQPHQGISAYGRDASIGVHASSNTQSAPSIVTQITQQMQIPLSYADAVIGTAGASISYIRRASGATVTIQEARGVPGEMTVEISGTASQVQTAQQLIQNFMAEAAAAAAAPAQPQTTVPAADQGYNSYPAHGSVYASPPSNPGHAGGYGSVYGANYGY; from the exons ATGGCTGAAATGGACCAGAACACGGGCGGTGAGCATGAGGCGGAGGAAACGATTGAGATTGAGGCGGAAGTGCACGGTGGTGAAGAGGCGGTTGTTGCGGAGAAGAAGTGGCCGGGGTGGCCCGGGGAGAGTGTGTTTCGGATGTTAGTTCCTGCGCAGAAGGTTGGGGGTATCATTGGACGCAAAGGAGAGTTCATCAAGAAAATTGTCGAGGAGACACGAGCTCGAGTTAAAATTCTTGATGGTCCTCCGGGAACTGTGCAAAGGGCT GTAATGATATCAGCTAAAGAGGAACCTGGTTCCTCTGTTCCTCCTGCTGTGGATGGCTTATTAAGGATTCATAAACGGATTATTGATGGTTTAGAGAGTGATTTTACCCATGCTCCTTCAGGTGTGGCCGGGAAGGTTTCTACAAAACTTCTAGTGCCAGCCTCACAAGCAGGAAGTTTGATTGGGAAGCAAGGAGGAACTGTAAAATCTATCCAAGAAGCATCCAATTGTATTGTTAGAGTTCTTGGAGCAG AAGACCTCCCTATTTTTGCCCTTCAAGATGACAGGGTGGTTGAAGTAGTTGGGGATCCCGCTGGAGTGCATAAGGCATTAGAGTTAATTGCCTCCCACCTAAGGAAGTTTTTAGTTGATCGCGGTGTAATTCCAATTTTTGAAATGAAT ATGCAAACAGCCAATCCCCACCATGCAGAGCACATGCCACCCCACCAATCTTGGGGACcacctcagggtcttcctccaAATGTTGGTGGAGGTCCTGGTTTTGGACCTCCTTCTCAATACATGCCACCTCCACGACAACTTGATAGTTATTATCCATCAGCTGAAATGCCTCCTCCAGTGGACAGACAGCCCCATCAAGGTATATCTGCTTATGGAAGAGATGCTTCAATAGGTGTTCATGCATCTTCAAATACTCAATCTGCACCTTCCATAGTCACACAG ATCACGCAGCAAATGCAAATTCCTCTATCTTATGCTGATGCTGTTATTGGAACAGCTGGAGCAAGTATAAGCTACATCAGACGAGCTAGTGGGGCTACTGTTACCATACAAGAAGCAAGAGGTGTTCCTGGGGAGATGACAGTTGAAATCAGTGGAACTGCTTCTCAAGTCCAAACAGCACAGCAACTAATACAG AATTTTATGGCTGAAGCTGCAGCTGCAGCTGCAGCACCAGCACAGCCGCAAACAACTGTGCCTGCTGCAGACCAAGGATACAATTCTTACCCTGCCCATGGTTCTGTCTATGCCTCTCCTCCTTCCAATCCTGGACATGCTGGAGGCTATGGCTCAGTTTATGGTGCAAACTATGGGTACTAA
- the LOC114407715 gene encoding probable aldo-keto reductase 1 isoform X3 — MEWSLWSRDIEDEIIPLQSLALELYYIVLLVEAFSVAKEFWKICLHIQPCYPAGERQGRVEMAEAESVQIPQVKLGTQGLVALKQLPREKIQVATKFGVAVAKFPNFQIKGTPEYVRSCCEASLKRLDVEYIDLYYQHRIDQTVPIEETVGELKKLVEEGKVKYIGLSEASPDTIRRAHAVHPITALQIEWSLWTRDIEEEIIPLCRELGIGIVPYSPLGRGFFGGKGVLENMPASTVLTLHHPRFQAENINKNKRIYEQIESLAKKYQSTPPQLALAWVLHQGNDVVPIPGTTKIKNLDQNIGALSLKFTESDLREISEAVPIHDVAGSQYFFGNDKDSWKFANTPPKDPRVST, encoded by the exons ATGGAGTGGTCCTTATGGAGTCGTGACATTGAGGACGAAATAATTCCTCTGCAG AGCTTGGCATTGGAATTGTACTATATAGTCCTCTTGGTCGAGGCTTTTTCGGTGGCAAAGGAGTTCTGGAAAATATGCCTGCATATACAACCCTG TTATCCAGCAGGTGAAAGGCAGGGACGAGTCGAAATGGCTGAAGCAGAGAGTGTGCAGATTCCTCAAGTCAAACTTGGAACTCAAGGCCTTGTG GCTTTGAAGCAGTTACCTAGAGAAAAGATCCAGGTAGCCACGAAATTTGGCGTTGCAGTAGCAAAATTTCCTAATTTTCAAATCAAAGGGACACCGGAGTATGTGCGGTCGTGTTGTGAAGCAAGCTTGAAACGCCTTGATGTTGAATACATTGATCTCTATTATCAGCACAGGATTGACCAAACAGTACCTATAGAGGAAACA GTGGGTGAACTTAAGAAACTTGTGGAAGAGGGTAAAGTGAAGTATATAGGGTTATCTGAAGCGAGTCCAGATACAATAAGAAGAGCACATGCAGTTCATCCCATCACTGCTTTACAAATAGAGTGGTCCCTATGGACTCGTGACATTGAAGAGGAGATAATTCCTCTCTGCAG AGAGCTTGGCATTGGAATTGTACCATATAGCCCTCTTGGTCGAGGCTTTTTTGGTGGCAAAGGAGTTCTGGAAAATATGCCTGCAAGTACAGTCCTG ACTTTACATCATCCTCGGTTCCAAGCAGAGAACATAAACAAGAACAAGAGAATATATGAACAAATTGAAAGCCTTGCTAAGAAATACCAGAGCACTCCTCCCCAATTGGCATTAGCTTGGGTACTTCACCAAGGCAACGATGTTGTTCCTATTCCTG GAACAACTAAGATTAAGAACCTGGATCAAAACATCGGTGCATTATCACTGAAATTTACAGAAAGTGACTTGAGAGAAATTTCCGAGGCAGTTCCCATACATGATGTGGCAGGGTCTCAATACTTCTTTGGAAATGATAAAGATTCTTGGAAATTTGCCAACACACCTCCAAAAGATCCGAGGGTCTCCACTTGA
- the LOC114407712 gene encoding uncharacterized protein At2g34160-like isoform X2, which yields MPTTVAVSVPQNQNTNHGVESPKKNKIQVSNTKKPLFFYVNLAKRYIQQRNEVVLSALGMGITTVVTIAEILKNNGLAIEKISTSSVTMKDETKGRLVQKAKIEIVLEKTEKFDSLTAVANTESEVVAADDDNHEKK from the exons ATGCCCACCACGGTTGCTGTCTCCGTACCTCAAAATCAAAACACTAACCATGGAGTCGAATCCCCCAAGAAGAACAAAATTCAGGTTTCTAACACCAAGAAACCCCTTTTCTTTTACGTCAATCTTGCCAAG AGGTACATACAACAGCGCAATGAGGTTGTGCTTTCTGCTCTTGGAATGG GTATAACCACAGTTGTTACAATTGCGGAGATTTTGAAGAACAATGGACTTGCTATTGAGAAGA TTTCGACATCTTCAGTTACAATGAAGGATGAGACCAAAGGTCGCCTGGTTCAAAAGGCTAAG ATTGAAATTGTTCTGGAGAAAACTGAGAAGTTTGACAGTCTGACGGCTGTTGCAAACACTGAATCAGAAGTAGTTGCAGCTGACGATGACAATCATGAGAAGAAATGA
- the LOC114407715 gene encoding probable aldo-keto reductase 1 isoform X4 codes for MAEAESVQIPQVKLGTQGLVVSKLGLGCMTLSGRYNDPLPEEEGISVIKHAFSQGITFFDTSDVYGLDHANEFLLGKALKQLPREKIQVATKFGVAVAKFPNFQIKGTPEYVRSCCEASLKRLDVEYIDLYYQHRIDQTVPIEETVGELKKLVEEGKVKYIGLSEASPDTIRRAHAVHPITALQIEWSLWTRDIEEEIIPLCRELGIGIVPYSPLGRGFFGGKGVLENMPASTVLTLHHPRFQAENINKNKRIYEQIESLAKKYQSTPPQLALAWVLHQGNDVVPIPGTTKIKNLDQNIGALSLKFTESDLREISEAVPIHDVAGSQYFFGNDKDSWKFANTPPKDPRVST; via the exons ATGGCTGAAGCAGAGAGTGTGCAGATTCCTCAAGTCAAACTTGGAACTCAAGGCCTTGTG GTTTCAAAGTTAGGGTTGGGGTGTATGACCCTTAGTGGACGCTATAATGATCCACTTCCTGAAGAGGAAGGCATATCTGTTATTAAGCATGCTTTCAGCCAAGGAATCACTTTTTTTGACACATCTGATGTCTATGGGCTCGACCATGCTAACGAATTTTTGCTCGGAAAA GCTTTGAAGCAGTTACCTAGAGAAAAGATCCAGGTAGCCACGAAATTTGGCGTTGCAGTAGCAAAATTTCCTAATTTTCAAATCAAAGGGACACCGGAGTATGTGCGGTCGTGTTGTGAAGCAAGCTTGAAACGCCTTGATGTTGAATACATTGATCTCTATTATCAGCACAGGATTGACCAAACAGTACCTATAGAGGAAACA GTGGGTGAACTTAAGAAACTTGTGGAAGAGGGTAAAGTGAAGTATATAGGGTTATCTGAAGCGAGTCCAGATACAATAAGAAGAGCACATGCAGTTCATCCCATCACTGCTTTACAAATAGAGTGGTCCCTATGGACTCGTGACATTGAAGAGGAGATAATTCCTCTCTGCAG AGAGCTTGGCATTGGAATTGTACCATATAGCCCTCTTGGTCGAGGCTTTTTTGGTGGCAAAGGAGTTCTGGAAAATATGCCTGCAAGTACAGTCCTG ACTTTACATCATCCTCGGTTCCAAGCAGAGAACATAAACAAGAACAAGAGAATATATGAACAAATTGAAAGCCTTGCTAAGAAATACCAGAGCACTCCTCCCCAATTGGCATTAGCTTGGGTACTTCACCAAGGCAACGATGTTGTTCCTATTCCTG GAACAACTAAGATTAAGAACCTGGATCAAAACATCGGTGCATTATCACTGAAATTTACAGAAAGTGACTTGAGAGAAATTTCCGAGGCAGTTCCCATACATGATGTGGCAGGGTCTCAATACTTCTTTGGAAATGATAAAGATTCTTGGAAATTTGCCAACACACCTCCAAAAGATCCGAGGGTCTCCACTTGA